From the Cetobacterium sp. ZOR0034 genome, the window AGATAGCCTATTTGGACATTTAAAATTTGATAGCTAAGAAGTTAATTTACACTAAATTTGGTATACTCCCAAAAAAAAATAAAACTCCCTTTAAACTAAATAGATTTTGATTTCATCTATCTAGTAAAAAGGGAGTTTTTTTAAAGTATTTATTTTAATAGTTTATTTAATAAAATTTTCTCCTGGTCTTAAAGCAGTTTTATCCACTATCATTTTGTCATCATAATGATAAAATTCAACTTTAAATTCAACAGCTCCTGTTAAAATAACACGATGATATCTCTCAGGATAAATAACTAACGGATGATTTGAATCAACTGTATAAACTTTCTCTTCTTCATCTTCCCAAACATAGTTTAATTCACCTTTTCTTACTACAAGATATCCCAATTTATTTTTAGGTGCCATATGATTTTTTAAAATATCTGGAAATACATTTTCCTCTGTCATAAAAGGTGTCTCTCCAACTTTATCTAAATCTTTTGGTAAAACAGAGTTATCATATAATTTAATATCTTCTTTATTTTTATAGCTATTCTTCATAATTTCCACTCCTTTATCTTTATATACAAAGTATACAATAAAGGTGTCATAACTTCAGTAACATATGTTACTATTTTAAATCTATTTTGAAACTTTCAATTCATAGATAGCTATTGAGTTTGAAATCTCATTTGATGAGATTAATAG encodes:
- a CDS encoding DUF1971 domain-containing protein — its product is MKNSYKNKEDIKLYDNSVLPKDLDKVGETPFMTEENVFPDILKNHMAPKNKLGYLVVRKGELNYVWEDEEEKVYTVDSNHPLVIYPERYHRVILTGAVEFKVEFYHYDDKMIVDKTALRPGENFIK